The stretch of DNA AATAAATTGAGAATCTCATTGCCAATTTCATCATTATAAAAAGTATAGAATTCGATGTTAATTGTTTCGTGTGCGTTCTTAATATCACGAATAAGATCGGCAAACATTGCTTCGCCATCAGTATAGAGCTTAACCTGATTGTTTTTACTAAGAGGTGATTCTCCTTGGCGGTCAAAAAAGTGAATAATCATCTTGGCCTTATTGGAAGTATCGGAAGCGCTGATTTTTTTTGGTGCTTTGGTGATTGATTTTTGCACATTGCGCAGACCAATATGGTGCTGCTTATTAATAGCAAAAATGTTTTCTTGTGAAATTCCGCGGCCAAAAAAGCCGTAGAGAATCATCCCAATAACAGGAAAGACCAGTAAAATAATTAGCCAAGCCCATGTAGTTGAAACTGAACGTCGCCGATGAAAGACAATATAAAAAGCTAAGATAGTATTAGTAATAATGATAATATGTATGATATCACGAAGCAGGGTCACAGAAATCCTCCAAAATATTAAAGTAGGTTACTTTTTTAGGCCGATAAATTTGTCAATGATGTTAATGACAAAAGGATTATCGTGCATCCAGCTGTGTTCAGCGTATTTTTGTCCGCGAATTTCAACTTCGTGGTATGAATGTGCGCCAGGGGCTAGAATGTAGCGAATACTTTTAGCGGAAGTAACAGAAATGAATTTGTCGCTGTTGGTATTGTCGAGGACGTTACCATAAATGTTTAAAACGGAAATATCCGGATTGAAGCGTTTACGCCGCAGTATGAGATAAAGGTAGTGCGGATAGATAACCCTGGGGCGACCGTTTTGCTTGAGGGCATTGATATTAGGAATGTCACTCAAGAAGATTACCCCATCAAATGGCCCAGCAATAAAGACGCATTTGGTCAGCCGCGGGAAGTTTTTCTTGCGGGAGGCCCGCATTTCTGTCCGCACAATACAAGGACAAGCCAGCGAGTGAGCTACGGCAATGTAATTTTTAAAGTGGTATTTTTGACTTAAAAATGGCAAGATAAGCTGCAAATAGTAGTCAATGGCATAGATGCCAATTAATCTTTGGCGAAAGACAACTTGGACTATAGGATGCTTGTCATTAGTCCAAGTGCCTTCAAGCTTGAAATTACCAAGCAGGTCAGCTGTTATCTTAAGATAATGACCATTACTCTTGTCTTTTAATGCCTGCTCAACCATAACGTTGGTAGTATAATCACCACCGCGAAAACCATGAAAGTAGAGAATTGGTATTTGTTGAATCGTGCTGTTGCTTTTTTCAATGACCGCATGATCATCAATGTGCTTCTTATGCAGGCGCAAAAAAGGCCGTAGAGGTATGATACTAGCAATAATTGCTAGTGCGAGCATATTGAAACGGCTGGGTTCTTCAGATAAATTATGTTTACGGTTTTTTTCCGCTTCTTCCTTATATTTTTTAGTATTGAAGAACATGGCACTCACCTTTAAAATGATAATTAATTATATTTTAACATTGCTAGCGACTTTTTAGTGATTGAGGTACATATGAAATTTTATGCAGTAAAAAAAGGCCGCACTCCCGGTATTTATCGTACGTGGGCTGCGGCTGAAAAGCAAATAACTGGGTTTTCTGGTGCGGAATATAAATCTTTTACTAAGATAACCGATGCAACAGAATATTTAAATTGGAATCAGGAAACGGTGCAAGAAATTTTACAGCCAGGGGAAGACACGCTGCAGCGGACAATTGCTAAAATTCAGCGAGCTAGTCGCAATATTAAACCTGAGCAAATTAAGCCTAGCCCCCAACCTCATAAACAACTGGTGCATAAGCCTTCTCAGAGTAAGCCCGTGTCTAAAACTGGTTCACAATTTGCGACCATTTATACGGATGGCGGTACCCGGAATACTGGTAATTATAGGGGCGGTCATGTTAGGCCGACAGATAAGGCTGCTTGGGCTTATTTAATTGAGTGGCAAGAAGAAGGCCAGCTGCAGTCAACTTACGGTACCAATGGTGAGTTCGGGGCAACTAATAACAAGATGGAATTAACAGCCTTAATTGAAGCCCTGAAAAAATTGCTCAAATTAGGTTTTAATAAGCAAAAATTATTATTCGTACTTGATTCGCAATATGTTCTAAAGCCAATTACTGAGGGTTGGCTTGAAAATTGGAAAAAGCGAGGTTGGCATAAAAGTTCTAAGGGAGAAATTGCTAATTTAGCTGGCTGGCAGGAATTGGATAATCTGCTTGGTCAATTTACACAGCCGCAGTTTGCTTGGACGAAAGGTCACGCAAATAACCGTGGTAATGAATTTGTCGACCACACTTTAAATAAGTTTATGGATCAGATGTAATTATTTAGTTAAGATAATTGTACCGCCGAATAAATGACCAAAAAAATTAGTGATTTTTTGCCAAATTTGTTCAAACCAATTTCGGTTTTCTGGGGTATCTAACTTGTCAAAAACACTTTTAGCATGCTTCTTGATACCCTTTGATAAATCAGCAGCCTGTTCTTTAAAATTCTGGTGCTTTAAAGCACCAGAATCACGTACTTCGATTAAGACATTGACAATCTGCTGTTTTTGGTTGTTATTAATAGTGTCGCCAAGGTGATTAATGTTAATTTGATGTTCAACAATATCGTGTATTTGACTGTTAGAAATGTTGTTACCTACTTTGCCCATTTCCTGTTTAGCACCAGCTACTGCGTTGTTTAGTTGGGCATCAGTGTAACCAGCTTTATGTTCATTTTCTTTAGTGATATTGCTTAAAGTGCCCATTTCGTCTTGTGCAGCGTTGACCTGATTTTGGTTTAAACTTGCGCCGGTCTTAGCGTAAGCAGCATAAACGCCAGCTAAGGCACCGGAACCGTCAATTGGTGTAGCACTAGTAACATAAATGTTGGCATCAGCAATTCCTGCAGTTAAGGCAGCATTTTTGTATTGATTAGTGGTGATCTTAGTGATATTATCGTGGCCCTTATAATCTAAAATTTGGATGTTGATCCCACTGCCCGCTGCTGTTTTTTGAATCATGGCGCTAGACCAAACACCAGATCCAGTGGTGAAGTTATCACCGGACGGATTGAGATATTTAACTAAATCAGCACCAGTAATCGTGATTGTTTGATAACTTGCACCATTTAAGGGTGCAGTTAAGGTTTTCAGAGTACCGTTTTGTTGTGGATCAGTTAGTGATGTGCCTAAGCAAACTATCGGTAATTCATCGGCTTGTACTTGACGAAGACTAGTAAGTCCGCAAACTGTAATCAGTGATACCGTTA from Lactobacillus sp. ESL0785 encodes:
- a CDS encoding alpha/beta hydrolase; this translates as MFFNTKKYKEEAEKNRKHNLSEEPSRFNMLALAIIASIIPLRPFLRLHKKHIDDHAVIEKSNSTIQQIPILYFHGFRGGDYTTNVMVEQALKDKSNGHYLKITADLLGNFKLEGTWTNDKHPIVQVVFRQRLIGIYAIDYYLQLILPFLSQKYHFKNYIAVAHSLACPCIVRTEMRASRKKNFPRLTKCVFIAGPFDGVIFLSDIPNINALKQNGRPRVIYPHYLYLILRRKRFNPDISVLNIYGNVLDNTNSDKFISVTSAKSIRYILAPGAHSYHEVEIRGQKYAEHSWMHDNPFVINIIDKFIGLKK
- a CDS encoding ribonuclease H family protein; the encoded protein is MKFYAVKKGRTPGIYRTWAAAEKQITGFSGAEYKSFTKITDATEYLNWNQETVQEILQPGEDTLQRTIAKIQRASRNIKPEQIKPSPQPHKQLVHKPSQSKPVSKTGSQFATIYTDGGTRNTGNYRGGHVRPTDKAAWAYLIEWQEEGQLQSTYGTNGEFGATNNKMELTALIEALKKLLKLGFNKQKLLFVLDSQYVLKPITEGWLENWKKRGWHKSSKGEIANLAGWQELDNLLGQFTQPQFAWTKGHANNRGNEFVDHTLNKFMDQM
- a CDS encoding DUF1002 domain-containing protein, which produces MKKTISILTIITVSLITVCGLTSLRQVQADELPIVCLGTSLTDPQQNGTLKTLTAPLNGASYQTITITGADLVKYLNPSGDNFTTGSGVWSSAMIQKTAAGSGINIQILDYKGHDNITKITTNQYKNAALTAGIADANIYVTSATPIDGSGALAGVYAAYAKTGASLNQNQVNAAQDEMGTLSNITKENEHKAGYTDAQLNNAVAGAKQEMGKVGNNISNSQIHDIVEHQININHLGDTINNNQKQQIVNVLIEVRDSGALKHQNFKEQAADLSKGIKKHAKSVFDKLDTPENRNWFEQIWQKITNFFGHLFGGTIILTK